One genomic segment of Primulina tabacum isolate GXHZ01 chromosome 9, ASM2559414v2, whole genome shotgun sequence includes these proteins:
- the LOC142504470 gene encoding uncharacterized protein LOC142504470, whose protein sequence is MEHGIGTTEAVGRPWDRSRPLYRGLMVQMAVQAYCTGLNRIETETFVSRGNVIAEYGGKISDGTTAIQFENQRTSAVKETEGMTGSPSVKILCSRKILQEASEKKAWKRFERSTPESPPSNGEETVNFKDNRIAVDEVVIDYEQPHRKPPIHNWEP, encoded by the exons ATGGAACATGGAATAGGCACCACAGAAGCGGTGGGCCGACCGTGGGACCGCAGTAGGCCCTTGTATCGTGGCCTGATGGTGCAAATGGCGGTTCAAGCATACTGCACT GGTTTAAACAGAATAGAAACTGAGACATTTGTGTCACGAGGAAACGTCATCGCTGAATATGGTGGGAAGATCTCCGATGGAACAACGGCTATCCAGTTTGAAAATCAGAGAACTTCTGCTGTTAAAGAAACAGAAGGCATGACAG GTAGTCCCTCGGTTAAAATTTTATGTTCAAGGAAGATTTTGCAAGAGGCTTCTGAAAAAAAG GCATGGAAGAGATTTGAACGGTCCACACCAGAATCACCACCATCCAACGGTGAGGAAACTGTGAATTTTAAGGACAACAGAATAGCGGTGGACGAAGTAGTCATAGATTACGAACAACCCCATCGCAAACCACCTATTCATAACTGGGAACCTTAA
- the LOC142555737 gene encoding autophagy-related protein 8f-like — translation MAKSSFKQEHDLEKRRSEAARIREKYPDRIPVIVEKAESSDIPNIDKKKYLVPADLTVGQFVYVIRKRIKLSAEKAIFIFVDNVLPPTGAIMSGVYDEKKDEDGFLYVTYSGENTFGNYFLP, via the exons ATGGCAAAGAGTTCATTCAAGCAAGAACATGATCTCG AGAAAAGGCGTTCTGAGGCTGCTAGGATTAGGGAGAAATACCCCGACAGGATTCCT GTGATTGTTGAGAAAGCGGAGAGTAGTGATATCCCCAACATTGACAAGAAAAA GTATCTCGTACCAGCTGACCTGACTGTGGGGCAATTTGTCTATGTTATACGCAAAAGGATCAAACTGAGTGCAGAAAAAGCAATTTTCATCTTCGTGGACAATGTCCTGCCCCCTACAG GTGCTATAATGTCAGGAGTATATGACGAAAAGAAGGATGAAGATGGTTTCCTCTACGTTACATACAGTGGAGAGAACACGTTTGGGAACTATTTTCTGCCATAA
- the LOC142504472 gene encoding uncharacterized protein LOC142504472 has translation MTARKLRPYFLSNPIVVLTNSPLERIMTHSEVSGRMVKWTIELGEYDIEYQPRAAIKAQALTDFLIEMIQPTEEEVWRVFVDGASNISGCGIGVVIVAPFGEKIKLALIIDSRITNNEAEYEAVLSGLQAAQEVGASRVIIYFDSQLVAQQIKGAYEAKDEKMLKYLKLITARAATFTDWSIEQIPRGENGEGDSLAKLAASMSEVSTREIMCFTRLVLSVDEASPTQITSWMTPLIEYIVHAKLPIDRVQALKIKKQAPRFTLLNNTLYRRSYLGPLLKCVSESEVEYILREIHEGCCGEHLGRMALSRKVLLAGFWWPRMDQDAARLVQKCQGCQHHSNFHHRPTASMQPISVSCPFDQWGLDIVGLFPMARAQKRFLLVAIDYFSKWVEAEPLARITEDEVMKFLWKNIVCRYGIPRKLISDNRRQFQGKKGSPPGVMK, from the coding sequence ATGACTGCCCGAAAATTGAGGCCATACTTTTTGTCTAATCCGATAGTGGTCCTCACCAATTCTCCACTCGAAAGAATAATGACACATTCGGAAGTCTCAGGAAGAATGGTCAAATGGACAATAGAGCTGGGGGAATACGACATTGAGTATCAACCCCGGGCTGCTATCAAAGCTCAGGCTCTGACAGACTTCTTGATAGAAATGATCCAACCGACAGAGGAGGAAGTATGGAGAGTCTTCGTTGATGGCGCTTCAAATATATCCGGATGCGGAATTGGAGTGGTCATAGTCGCCCCATTCGGAGAAAAGATAAAATTGGCCCTGATAATCGATTCCCGGATTACAAATAACGAAGCTGAATATGAAGCTGTTTTGTCAGGATTACAAGCCGCCCAAGAAGTTGGAGCCTCCCGAGTAATTATTTACTTTGATTCTCAGTTAGTGGCACAACAAATTAAGGGTGCTTACGAGGCCAAAGATGAAAAAATGCTCAAATACTTGAAACTCATAACAGCCCGAGCTGCCACTTTTACCGACTGGAGCATTGAACAAATCCCCCGGGGAGAGAATGGGGAAGGTGATAGCCTGGCCAAGTTAGCCGCTTCTATGTCCGAAGTAAGTACCCGGGAAATAATGTGTTTTACCCGATTGGTACTATCTGTTGATGAGGCATCACCTACCCAAATAACTTCATGGATGACTCCCCTGATTGAATACATAGTCCATGCCAAGCTTCCGATTGACCGAGTTCAGGCTTTAAAGATAAAGAAGCAAGCACCCAGGTTCACTCTATTGAACAACACTCTTTACAGGCGATCATACCTGGGTCCTCTATTGAAATGTGTCTCAGAAAGTGAAGTAGAGTACATCCTCCGGGAAATTCATGAAGGATGCTGTGGAGAACACTTGGGAAGGATGGCCCTGTCTCGGAAAGTCCTATTAGCAGGATTTTGGTGGCCCCGAATGGATCAAGATGCTGCCAGACTAGTCCAAAAATGCCAGGGTTGCCAACACCATTCCAATTTTCACCATCGCCCAACTGCAAGTATGCAACCAATCTCCGTCTCATGCCCTTTTGATCAATGGGGTCTAGATATAGTGGGCCTCTTTCCCATGGCCCGGGCACAAAAAAGATTTCTTTTAGTGGCTATTGATTATTTCTCCAAGTGGGTGGAAGCTGAGCCATTAGCCAGGATTACCGAAGACGAAGTTAtgaaatttctttggaaaaaCATTGTTTGCAGATATGGCATCCCTAGGAAACTAATTTCCGACAATAGAAGACAATTCCAGGGAAAAAAAGGATCACCTCCTGGTGTCATGAAATGA
- the LOC142504473 gene encoding uncharacterized protein LOC142504473: MAPTRRTANQDTSRVQGENNTHVQGENNTRISGAGGPPPNGPQPTIHLTPEELQKIITDAVKMATAKKATSHHASHPEQQHEQPRREERREEEGESSAGSKSPTVAEELEEWRKKVKVLEGHVGSKGSTPVAKGCPFSDIIVREPLPGHFKSAKIKDYDGSSDPEEHLARFENMAMLHCYGDQIKCKVFLTTLIDSAQRWFEGLAPQSILSFEDFQKLFLHQFSSSKKYKRTAFSLFEVKQRPEETLRAYIKRFNRVALDVPACVPEIKTTAFTQGLLEGDFFRSLTKKLPGDFEDLLSRTEKYINMEEAQHQKREALKRARGDRAVRPEERSNKRNGSRHLSHVPLRNARGMEVQECSSDVAPLPNLTVRPVRSEKVGYCTLHKKCSHNTNECRSLRKGFKKHTEPESRPTREEPRKERGRRVCLEVDGRDRSEPVISFGPAYLRGVSLPHNDALVIQARVANYDVLRVFVDNGSSVNVIFKEALVQMDLHEYPLEVVATTLFGFAGHAVYPEGEITLPLTLGSGDLRKTVMTVFTIVDAPSSYNVILGRPAMNEMRVVASTYHQKIKFPIRGQVGEKRATREDRGKKVAQGAKEVEGNEVNFVAEDEQEELVGISPKVAEHKLNIIPGSRPIKQKKRHFGPEKDKIIEEQVKEMLGAGHIREVQFPTWLSNVVLVPKATGKWRMCVDFRDLNKACPKDCYPLPRIDQLVDSTSGFELLSFMDAYQGYHQIPMAREDQDKAIFITSGGTFCYVVMPFGLKNAGATYQRLMSQVFQKQIGRNIEVYVDDILIKTREMSCFIDDLTETFATLEKYEIKLNPAKCVFGVKSGKFLGFMVTDRGIEVNPEKIKAVIDMPSPQSTRDVQKLTGRIATLSRFISRSAHRSYPFFQVLRKAQKFGWNEGCEQAFQDLKKHLSELPVLVKPEPGKSCGFICLPLNMLSVLFSSRKKGQIRGPCIMLVTPSEE, from the exons atggctcctacCAGAAGAACAGCAAATCAAGACACTTCCCGAGTTCAGGGAGAAAACAACACTCATGTTCAGGGAGAAAACAACACTCGTATCTCTGGTGCTGGTGGTCCTCCTCCTAATGGTCCTCAGCCTACCATTCATTTAACCCCCGAGGAGTTACAGAAGATTATAACTGATGCTGTTAAGATGGCCACGGCAAAGAAGGCCACTTCTCACCATGCCAGTCATCCCGAGCAACAACATGAACAGCCGCGAAGGGAAGAGAGAAGGGAAGAGGAGGGGGAATCAAGTGCGGGTTCTAAGTCTCCCACTGTTGCGGAAGAATTGGAAGAATGGAGGAAAAAAGTGAAAGTGTTAGAGGGGCATGTTGGTTCTAAAGGCAGCACTCCAGTTGCAAAAGGTTGCCCATTTTCTGACATCATTGTTCGGGAACCATTACCCGGGCATTTCAAGTCGGCAAAAATCAAGGACTACGATGGGAGTTCTGACCCCGAAGAGCACCTCGCTCGTTTCGAAAACATGGCTATGTTGCATTGTTATGGGGACCAAATTAAATGCAAAGTGTTTCTAACCACTCTGATTGACTCGGCTCAAAGGTGGTTCGAGGGTTTAGCTCCTCAGAGTATTCTTTCTTTCGAAGATTTTCAGAAGTTGTTCTTACATCAGTTCAGCAGTAGCAAGAAATATAAAAGAACCGCCTTTAGCCTATTCGAGGTAAAGCAGCGTCCGGAGGAAACTCTAAGAGCTTATATCAAAAGATTCAACCGAGTAGCCTTAGACGTGCCTGCTTGCGTGCCCGAGATAAAAACTACTGCTTTCACGCAAGGATTGCTAGAAGGGGATTTCTTCCGCTCCCTCACCAAAAAACTGCCCGGAGATTTCGAAGATCTTTTGTCCCGGACAGAAAAGTACATCAATATGGAAGAAGCCCAGCACCAGAAGAGAGAAGCATTGAAGAGAGCAAGGGGAGACCGGGCTGTCAGGCCTGAGGAAAGAAGTAACAAGAGGAATGGTTCCAGGCATCTTTCTCATGTTCCCCTGAGAAATGCCCGGGGTATGGAGGTTCAAGAATGCAGCTCGGATGTGGCCCCACTCCCTAATCTCACAGTCCGGCCGGTCCGATCAGAGAAGGTCGGATATTGCACCCTACATAAAAAGTGCTCCCACAACACGAATGAATGCCGATCCCTAAGGAAGGGATTTAAGAAGCATACTGAGCCGGAATCTCGCCCTACTCGGGAGGAGCCCAG GAAAGAAAGGGGTAGAAGAGTGTGCTTAGAAGTTGATGGGAGGGATCGAAGTGAGCCGGTTATTAGTTTTGGCCCGGCATACCTCAGAGGAGTCAGCCTACCTCATAATGATGCTCTGGTCATTCAGGCCCGGGTCGCTAATTATGACGTGTTGAGAGTTTTTGTGGATAATGGGAGTTCTGTTAATGTTATTTTCAAGGAAGCCCTGGTCCAGATGGATTTACATGAATATCCGCTGGAAGTAGTTGCGACTACTCTGTTCGGCTTTGCCGGTCATGCTGTATACCCTGAAGGGGAAATCACTCTACCCCTAACACTTGGAAGTGGAGATTTGAGGAAGACAGTTATGACAGTTTTCACCATAGTAGATGCTCCATCTTCGTATAACGTAATCCTTGGAAGGCCAGCTATGAACGAGATGAGAGTTGTAGCCTCTACTTATCACCAGAAGATCAAGTTCCCGATACGAGGGCAGGTGGGAGAG AAAAGGGCGACAAGGGAGGACAGGGGAAAGAAAGTGGCTCAGGGAGCAAAGGAGGTAGAAGGGAATGAAGTAAATTTTGTTGCAGAGGATGAGCAAGAG GAACTTGTGGGAATATCACCCAAAGTAGCCGAGCACAAATTAAACATCATCCCTGGATCCCGACCTATAAAACAGAAGAAAAGGCACTTCGGGCCCGAAAAAGACAAAATCATAGAAGAGCAGGTGAAGGAAATGTTGGGAGCCGGCCACATCAGGGAAGTCCAATTTCCCACATGGCTCTCTAATGTGGTCCTTGTTCCTAAAGCCACAGGgaagtggaggatgtgtgtAGATTTCCGGGATCTGAACAAAGCTTGCCCGAAGGATTGTTACCCACTTCCTCGAATCGATCAGTTGGTGGATTCAACTTCCGGCTTTGAGTTACTAAGTTTCATGGATGCATATCAGGGTTATCACCAAATCCCCATGGCCCGAGAAGATCAAGATAAGGCCATCTTCATCACTTCTGGGGGCACCTTTTGCTAtgtggtcatgccatttggattaaagAATGCCGGGGCCACATACCAACGCCTAATGAGTCAAGTCTTCCAAAAGCAGATAGGCAGGAATATCGaggtatatgtggatgatatcttgattaagACTCGAGAAATGTCTTGTTTTATTGATGATTTGACAGAGACTTTTGCCACGTTGGAAAAGTATGAGATTAAGCTCAACCCGGCCAAATGTGTGTTCGGGGTCAAGAGTGGAAAGTTTCTGGGTTTCATGGTTACAGACAGAGGAATTGAAGTCAACCCGGAAAAGATAAAAGCTGTGATTGACATGCCATCCCCTCAATCTACTCGGGATGTACAGAAAttgaccgggaggattgctaCTTTGTCCCGATTCATCTCTCGATCTGCTCACCGGAGCTATCCTTTTTTTCAAGTCCTCAGAAAGGCCCAGAAGTTTGGTTGGAATGAAGGGTGCGAACAGGCTTTCCAAGACTTGAAAAAACACTTATCCGAGTTACCTGTTCTGGTAAAGCCGGAGCCGGGGAAAAGCTGTGGATTTATTTGTCTGCCACTGAACATGCTGTCAGTTCTGTTCTCATCAAGAAAGAAGGGACAGATCAGAGGCCCGTGTATTATGTTAGTCACGCCCTCCGAGGAGTAG